A region from the Cannabis sativa cultivar Pink pepper isolate KNU-18-1 chromosome 9, ASM2916894v1, whole genome shotgun sequence genome encodes:
- the LOC115703865 gene encoding uncharacterized protein LOC115703865, producing the protein MTKANLVPPPPAPEVHEPSTSADPSAPTSTTVDNDLAKRLDSIEARLEKLESQQEAVILAQTRLVNSHLSMRRSFTESQKDLKETLLAKMDELMAMVKGEPTPGEPTPAPQNEEQMESDNEDVFPEDWEADDNEAPSTPLEAIITTIGDTQSQDEVLLLPGPPQNVPFVRKRKPPTYLKDYTVEKKKRQVVLENVDPERPVDRRLLRTFNRWLIGDIPNARPRNVHTGVGDVKFFTTLFLKGEWLHDGVTHKCHITLDEEETPSFSRVVPSARCDFGHNTSTIPHRHLGYKTGDRSTFEWPDAVNQYYLGMESRYMPCWKDQNFIYFVLYFDHQKHWVAVEVDVDMWQIRVYDNDLACTTNAQFDAIMLPWTQLFPHLLRSTGYYDQVNNYILNVDLGDSSQLRSMHAKRMPSEVVPQSKTSGDCGLYALEYIEHLMLNRSLDNITDDNMRMFRDRWCVDLFYQNLTW; encoded by the exons ATGACAAAGGCAAATTTAGTTCCACCACCACCAGCACCTGAAGTACACGAGCCATCTACTTCAGCCGATCCTTCTGCTCCAACCAGTACAACCGTGGACAATGACCTTGCAAAGAGGTTGGATAGCATTGAGGCCCGGCTGGAGAAGCTTGAGTCCCAGCAGGAAGCCGTCATATTGGCACAGACGCGGTTAGTAAATAGCCATCTCAGTATGAGGCGGTCCTTCACGGAGAGTCAGAAAGATCTGAAGGAGACTCTACTGGCTAAGATGGACGAGTTGATGGCAATGGTAAAAGGAGAGCCCACACCTGGAGAGCCCACACCTGCACCGCAAAATGAGGAACAAATGGAGAGTGATAACGAAGATGTCTTCCCAGAAGATTGGGAAGCAGATGATAACGAGGCACCGTCAACTCCATTGGAAGCAATTATCACGACTATTGGTGATACACAATCACAGGACGAAGTCCTACTTCTACCTGGACCCCCACAAAATGTGCCATTTGTGAGGAAGAGGAAGCCGCCTACGTACTTGAAGGACTACActgtagaaaagaaaaagaggcaAGTTGTTCTAGAGAACGTAGACCCGGAAAGACCAGTAGACCGTAGATTGCTTCGTACGTTCAATAGGTGGTTGATTGGAGACATTCCCAATGCCCGACCTAGGAATGTGCACACCGGTGTTGGCGATGTCAAGTTCTTCACAACATTGTTTCTAAAGGGGGAGTGGCTTCACGATGGTGtaa CACATAAATGTCATATCACACTTGATGAGGAGGAGACGCCTTCATTTTCCAGAGTTGTACCCTCAGCCAGGTGTGATTTTGGACACAACACTTCCACAATTCCTCATAGGCATTTGGGGTACAAGACTGGTGACAGAAGTACGTTTGAATGGCCAGATGCAGTGAACCAATACTATCTGGGTATGGAGAGCCGTTACATGCCATGTTGGAAGGATCAGAACTTCATATACTTCGTCCTGTACTTCGATCATCAAAAACATTGGGTTGCTGTTGAGGTAGATGTTGATATGTGGCAGATTCGGGTGTACGATAATGATTTAGCGTGCACCACCAACGCACAGTTTGATGCCATCATGCTACCTTGGACTCAGCTGTTTCCACATCTGCTGAGGTCAACTGGCTATTACGATCAAGTGAACAACTACATTCTGAATGTGGACTTAGGGGACAGTAGCCAACTCAGATCAATGCATGCTAAACGCATGCCAAGTGAGGTGGTTCCCCAAAGTAAAACAAG TGGTGATTGCGGGCTATATGCCCTTGAGTACATCGAACACCTAATGCTGAATCGATCCTTGGACAACATTACAGATGATAACATGAGAATGTTCAGAGATCGGTGGTGTGTAGACTTGTTTTATCAAAACTTAACGTGGTAA